The Streptomyces sp. Je 1-332 genome has a window encoding:
- a CDS encoding MarR family transcriptional regulator encodes MGDTPGPSEPTLEEQIAAYQREFQDLDPQVEEIVSALGRLNRRMSVAYGRQTATLGISNAEWEVLKALVLSGAPYQMGPGELAKGLGLTPAAMTHRIDRMVAEGLVTRDRDETNRVRVIVELTAEGREKWLEAMRLATVFEEDLLQDLSQEERGALGEVLTRLLRRVEHAQPDAGGRLTDLD; translated from the coding sequence ATGGGTGACACTCCCGGCCCCAGTGAGCCGACTCTCGAAGAGCAGATCGCCGCCTACCAGCGGGAGTTCCAGGACCTCGACCCCCAGGTCGAGGAGATCGTCTCGGCCCTCGGCCGCCTCAACCGGCGCATGAGCGTCGCCTACGGGCGCCAGACCGCGACCCTCGGCATCAGCAACGCCGAGTGGGAGGTCCTCAAGGCGCTGGTCCTCTCCGGCGCCCCGTACCAAATGGGCCCCGGCGAGCTCGCCAAGGGACTCGGCCTCACACCGGCCGCCATGACCCATCGCATCGACCGCATGGTGGCGGAGGGCCTGGTGACCCGGGACCGCGACGAGACCAACCGCGTCCGCGTCATCGTCGAGCTCACCGCCGAGGGCCGCGAGAAGTGGCTGGAGGCGATGCGCCTGGCCACGGTCTTCGAGGAGGACCTCCTCCAGGACCTGTCCCAGGAGGAGCGCGGCGCCCTCGGGGAGGTACTGACTCGTCTTCTACGCAGGGTGGAGCACGCCCAGCCGGACGCGGGCGGACGCCTCACCGACCTGGACTGA
- a CDS encoding MFS transporter: MGAAMRRIQVGSALSAFGVGFTVPFLYVYVAQVRDLGSSTAGIVLAAFAMAALVVLPVTGRVIDRRGPLPVLVGAALTASAGALALGFSNSEPTAIVSAALLGAGTAVMQPALATMIVWCSTPTTRTRAFAMQFFLQNLGLGIGGLFGGQIVDEHDPGSFITLFSIEAVMFLVLAAIAVTVRLPHAPSFQDAVPKDGSAPQRGLRALLRHKAMVQLCVLGFVLFFACYGQFESGLSAYGVEAAGISPSTLGIALAANTAVIVIAQFAVLKFVERRKRSRVIAAVGLIWAVAWIAAGYAGLGHGSQAMATAAFISTYALFGLGEAMLSPTVAPLVADLAPAGMVGQYNSAFALVKQLALAVGPAVGGPMGAALHGPYIVTFLLFSLGITVLAVRLGKRLTPLQNQPYVARSRVVAQGAPESAEPQPANS, encoded by the coding sequence ATGGGCGCAGCGATGCGTCGTATTCAGGTCGGCAGCGCGCTCAGCGCGTTCGGCGTCGGGTTCACGGTTCCGTTCCTCTACGTCTACGTGGCGCAGGTGCGCGATCTCGGGTCCAGTACGGCGGGCATCGTGCTCGCCGCCTTTGCCATGGCCGCGCTCGTCGTCCTGCCCGTCACCGGACGCGTCATCGACCGCCGCGGCCCGCTCCCCGTACTCGTGGGAGCGGCGCTGACCGCCTCGGCGGGTGCCCTCGCCCTGGGCTTCTCGAACAGTGAGCCGACGGCGATCGTCTCGGCGGCCCTCCTGGGCGCGGGCACCGCGGTGATGCAGCCGGCGCTCGCCACGATGATCGTCTGGTGCTCGACGCCCACCACGCGCACGCGTGCCTTCGCGATGCAGTTCTTCCTGCAGAACCTGGGCCTCGGCATCGGTGGGCTCTTCGGCGGTCAGATCGTCGACGAGCACGACCCGGGCAGCTTCATCACGCTCTTCTCCATCGAGGCCGTGATGTTCCTGGTGCTCGCCGCGATCGCCGTCACCGTGCGGCTTCCGCACGCGCCGTCCTTCCAGGACGCCGTGCCCAAGGACGGGTCCGCGCCGCAGCGCGGCCTGCGGGCACTGCTCCGGCACAAGGCGATGGTGCAGCTGTGCGTGCTCGGCTTCGTGCTGTTCTTCGCCTGCTACGGCCAGTTCGAGTCGGGCCTGTCCGCGTACGGCGTGGAGGCGGCCGGGATCTCGCCGTCGACGCTCGGTATCGCGCTGGCCGCCAACACGGCGGTGATCGTCATCGCGCAGTTCGCCGTCCTGAAGTTCGTCGAGCGGCGCAAGCGGTCCCGGGTGATCGCGGCCGTCGGTCTCATCTGGGCCGTCGCGTGGATCGCGGCCGGGTACGCGGGGCTCGGGCACGGCAGCCAGGCCATGGCGACCGCCGCGTTCATCTCCACGTACGCCCTCTTCGGGCTCGGGGAGGCGATGCTGTCGCCGACCGTCGCCCCGCTGGTCGCCGATCTGGCGCCGGCCGGGATGGTCGGTCAGTACAACTCGGCCTTCGCCCTGGTGAAGCAGCTGGCGCTCGCGGTCGGTCCCGCGGTCGGCGGTCCGATGGGCGCCGCGCTGCACGGGCCGTACATCGTGACGTTCCTGCTGTTCTCGCTGGGCATCACGGTGCTCGCCGTACGTCTGGGCAAGCGGCTCACCCCGCTGCAGAACCAGCCGTACGTCGCCAGGAGCCGGGTCGTCGCGCAGGGCGCCCCGGAGTCCGCGGAGCCCCAGCCCGCCAACTCCTAG
- a CDS encoding SpoIIE family protein phosphatase, translating to MNFTRWSARLPGTQRRAAARTDLGISPPQRSESSVPAARAEGGQEDITLTPAAEGVDELPTREVLDRIPALVALVHGPEHRIAYVNDAYATAFGDRPLGEPARDALPELDELGLLPLLDQVLRSSKPRTVKSRKAASGRSYTFTCTPVTLPVSGSVAGLKDEGILVFAADVTDHAEAAERLRASERSQRETAVTLQRSLLPQELEQPDDLRIAATYQPGGTEAAVGGDWYDVITLGGGRTALVIGDVMGRGVRAAAVMGQLRTAVRAYARLDLPPHEVLQLLDGLAAEIDASQIATMVYAVHDPNEGSLVYASAGHLPILVRDQGGTIHRAEEPTGPPLGTGGWLHTSGSVPLGPGSTAVLYTDGLVERRSEDIDEGVASLERALAGATGTPQVVCDRLIRALGVTADHDDDVAVLVLQHPARKGLDAELFRNAALELLGGVEAAPRARAFATGVLASWRFPPELHDLGVLAASELVANSLQHGTPPMRLRLRRTDRRLIIEVTDGDDHLPRRRRAEPADEAGRGIAIVATIASNWGSRRTPGGGKAVWCEFALPRG from the coding sequence GTGAACTTCACGCGCTGGAGCGCCCGGCTCCCCGGAACGCAGCGCCGCGCCGCGGCGCGCACCGACCTGGGGATCTCCCCGCCACAGCGATCAGAAAGCTCCGTCCCTGCGGCCCGCGCCGAGGGAGGCCAGGAGGACATCACCCTCACCCCGGCCGCCGAAGGCGTGGACGAACTGCCGACCCGCGAGGTGCTCGACCGCATTCCGGCCCTCGTCGCACTGGTGCACGGACCCGAGCACCGCATCGCGTACGTCAACGACGCGTACGCCACCGCCTTCGGCGACCGCCCCCTTGGCGAGCCCGCCCGCGACGCGCTGCCCGAGCTCGACGAGCTCGGTCTGCTGCCGCTCCTCGACCAGGTCCTGCGCAGCTCCAAGCCGCGCACGGTCAAGTCCCGCAAGGCGGCGAGCGGCCGGTCGTACACCTTCACCTGCACCCCGGTGACGCTCCCCGTGAGCGGCTCCGTCGCCGGGCTCAAGGACGAGGGGATTCTCGTCTTCGCCGCCGACGTCACCGACCACGCGGAGGCCGCCGAGCGGCTGCGGGCCAGCGAGCGCTCCCAGCGCGAGACGGCCGTCACCCTGCAACGCTCGCTGCTGCCGCAGGAGTTGGAGCAGCCGGACGACCTGCGCATCGCCGCCACGTACCAACCGGGCGGCACGGAGGCCGCGGTCGGCGGCGACTGGTACGACGTGATCACCCTCGGCGGCGGCCGCACCGCCCTGGTCATCGGCGACGTCATGGGCCGCGGAGTCCGCGCGGCGGCCGTCATGGGCCAGCTGCGCACGGCCGTGCGCGCCTACGCCCGCCTCGACCTGCCCCCGCACGAGGTCCTCCAGCTCCTGGACGGCCTCGCCGCGGAGATCGACGCCAGCCAGATCGCCACCATGGTCTACGCCGTGCACGACCCGAACGAAGGCAGCCTCGTGTACGCCTCCGCCGGGCACCTGCCGATCCTCGTACGGGACCAGGGCGGGACGATCCACCGCGCGGAGGAGCCCACGGGCCCACCGCTCGGCACCGGCGGCTGGCTGCACACCTCGGGTTCGGTCCCGCTCGGTCCCGGCTCGACCGCCGTCCTCTACACGGACGGCCTGGTCGAGCGGCGCAGCGAGGACATCGACGAAGGCGTCGCCTCCCTGGAGCGCGCCCTCGCGGGCGCCACCGGCACACCCCAGGTGGTGTGCGACCGGCTGATCCGCGCCCTGGGGGTGACGGCGGACCATGACGACGACGTCGCGGTCCTCGTCCTCCAGCACCCCGCACGCAAGGGCCTGGACGCCGAGCTGTTCCGCAACGCCGCCCTGGAGCTGCTCGGTGGCGTGGAAGCGGCGCCACGCGCGCGTGCCTTCGCGACCGGCGTCCTGGCCAGCTGGCGCTTCCCACCCGAACTGCACGACCTGGGGGTCCTAGCGGCCAGCGAACTGGTGGCGAACTCCCTCCAGCACGGCACGCCACCCATGCGCCTGCGCCTGCGCCGCACGGACCGCCGACTGATCATCGAGGTCACCGACGGGGACGACCACCTGCCGCGCCGCCGCCGCGCCGAGCCCGCGGACGAGGCGGGACGCGGCATCGCCATCGTCGCCACGATCGCCTCGAACTGGGGCTCACGGCGCACACCGGGCGGCGGCAAGGCGGTCTGGTGCGAGTTCGCCCTGCCGCGCGGTTAG
- a CDS encoding NAD(P)/FAD-dependent oxidoreductase, translating to MVKEPVRILVVGGGYVGMYTALRLQRKLKPELKRGEAEIVVVTPDPYMTYQPFLPEAAAGSISPRHVVVPLRRVLDRCRIVIGEVKTVDHAKRTASFTTLATADEGSGAVEITYDEIVLAPGSISRTLPVPGLADHGVGFKTVEEAIGLRNHVIEQMDIASSTRDPAVRDAALTFVFVGGGYAGVEALGELEDMARYAARYYHNVKAEDMKWILVEASGRILPEVGEEMGKYTVSELRRRNIDVRLETRLDSCEDRVAVLSDGSRFPTRTVVWTAGVKPHPVLAATDLPLNERGRLDCTAQLRVNGHAHAWGAGDAAAVPDVTADEPGRECAPNAQHAVRQARTLGDNIAASLREQPLKEYTHKYVGSVASLGLHKGVAHVYGRKLKGYPAWFMHRVYHLSRVPTVNRKSRVLAEWVLSGLFKREIVSLGSLEHPRAEFELAAGGGSPKESS from the coding sequence ATGGTGAAGGAACCTGTGCGCATTCTCGTTGTGGGCGGCGGATACGTCGGCATGTACACCGCGCTGCGCCTCCAGCGGAAGCTGAAGCCGGAGCTGAAGCGGGGCGAAGCGGAGATCGTGGTGGTGACGCCCGATCCCTATATGACCTATCAGCCGTTCCTGCCCGAAGCCGCCGCCGGCTCCATCTCGCCGCGCCACGTCGTGGTCCCCCTCCGTCGCGTCCTTGACAGATGCCGGATCGTCATCGGCGAGGTCAAGACGGTCGACCACGCCAAGCGCACGGCCTCCTTCACCACGCTCGCCACCGCGGACGAGGGCTCGGGCGCCGTCGAGATCACGTACGACGAGATCGTCCTCGCCCCCGGGTCCATCTCGCGCACCCTGCCCGTCCCGGGTCTCGCCGACCACGGTGTCGGCTTCAAGACCGTCGAAGAGGCCATCGGGCTGCGCAACCACGTCATCGAACAGATGGACATCGCCTCGTCGACCCGCGACCCCGCGGTCCGCGACGCGGCCCTCACCTTCGTCTTCGTCGGCGGTGGTTACGCGGGCGTGGAGGCTCTCGGCGAGCTGGAGGACATGGCCCGCTATGCCGCGCGGTACTACCACAACGTCAAGGCCGAGGACATGAAGTGGATCCTCGTCGAGGCCTCCGGGCGGATCCTCCCCGAGGTCGGCGAGGAGATGGGCAAGTACACGGTCAGTGAGCTGCGGCGCCGCAACATCGACGTACGCCTGGAGACCCGTCTCGACTCGTGCGAGGACCGGGTCGCCGTCCTGAGCGACGGCTCGCGCTTCCCCACCCGCACGGTCGTGTGGACCGCGGGCGTCAAACCGCACCCGGTGCTCGCCGCGACCGACCTGCCGCTGAACGAACGCGGCCGCCTCGACTGCACCGCACAGCTGCGGGTGAACGGCCACGCGCACGCGTGGGGCGCGGGAGACGCGGCAGCCGTCCCGGACGTCACGGCCGACGAGCCCGGCAGGGAATGCGCCCCCAACGCCCAGCACGCCGTACGCCAGGCCAGGACACTCGGCGACAACATCGCCGCGTCCCTGCGCGAACAGCCCCTCAAGGAGTACACGCACAAATACGTGGGCTCGGTCGCGTCCCTGGGGCTGCACAAAGGTGTCGCACATGTCTACGGACGGAAACTGAAGGGCTACCCTGCCTGGTTCATGCACCGCGTCTACCACCTGAGCCGCGTGCCCACCGTCAACCGCAAGTCCCGGGTGCTCGCCGAATGGGTCCTGTCCGGCCTGTTCAAACGCGAGATCGTCTCCCTAGGGTCGCTCGAACATCCGCGTGCGGAGTTCGAACTCGCGGCCGGGGGCGGCAGCCCGAAGGAGTCCTCCTGA
- a CDS encoding helix-turn-helix domain-containing protein — protein MHIQESHWTSTTASASAIATSGNGRDMGDGPRSTPLRVDAQRNLEHVLRAAREVFGELGYGAPMEDVARRARVGVGTVYRRFPSKDVLVRRIAEEETSRLTDQARSALGQEDEPWSALSRFLRTSVASGAGRLLPPQVLRVGVADEIAGGRDEEARVPQQRQAAQAGPELRLVEQRSAPAQESAAVDPGAVALLDVVGRLVERARAAGELRADVTVSDVLLVIATAAPSLPDAAQQAAASSRLLDILLEGLRSRPSA, from the coding sequence ATGCATATTCAGGAATCTCACTGGACTTCGACTACGGCGTCGGCTTCAGCCATCGCCACCAGCGGGAACGGACGCGACATGGGGGACGGACCGCGTTCGACGCCGCTGCGGGTGGACGCACAGCGCAATCTCGAGCACGTGCTCCGCGCGGCGCGCGAGGTCTTCGGCGAGCTGGGTTACGGCGCGCCGATGGAGGACGTGGCCCGGCGCGCACGGGTCGGCGTCGGCACGGTCTACCGCCGCTTCCCCAGCAAGGACGTGCTGGTGCGGCGCATAGCCGAGGAGGAGACCTCCCGGCTGACCGACCAGGCGCGCTCGGCGCTCGGGCAGGAGGACGAACCGTGGTCGGCGCTCTCGCGCTTCCTGCGGACGTCCGTCGCGTCGGGTGCGGGGCGGCTCCTGCCGCCCCAGGTGCTGCGGGTGGGCGTCGCCGACGAGATCGCGGGCGGACGGGACGAAGAGGCGCGCGTGCCGCAGCAGCGGCAGGCGGCTCAGGCCGGCCCCGAGCTGCGGCTCGTTGAGCAGCGCTCGGCCCCGGCGCAGGAGTCGGCGGCCGTCGACCCGGGGGCGGTCGCGCTCCTGGACGTCGTCGGGCGCCTCGTGGAGCGGGCGCGCGCCGCGGGCGAGCTGCGCGCGGACGTGACCGTGTCGGACGTGCTCCTGGTGATAGCCACGGCGGCGCCCTCGCTGCCGGACGCGGCGCAGCAGGCGGCGGCGTCCTCGCGGCTGCTCGACATCCTGCTGGAAGGGCTGCGCTCGCGCCCCTCGGCCTGA